The Gemmatimonadaceae bacterium genome contains the following window.
CCGCTCAAGCACCACGATCTCTCTTGGAGCTGACGTGAAGCAGTGGTTGGAGACGCGCCAGGTGCTGGACCAGCTCGCCGCATGGCACGCGGCGGGCCAGCCCTGCGCGTTGGCGACGGTCATCCGTGTGCGCGGCTCGGCGTACCGACACGAGGGCGCCAAGATGGTCGTGGCAGCGGACGGGCGCGTGGTGGGCAACGTGTCGGGCGGCTGCCTCGAGGCCGATGTGCGCGAGGTGGCGCTGGGGGTGATCCGCACGGGAGTCGCCGAGCGTCGCGAGTACTGCGGCAGTGTGGACGAAATCCAGGCCTGGGACCTCGGTGTGGGCTGCGAGGGTGTGGTGGAGTTGTTGATCGAGCCGGTTCGCGACGCACGGGAAGCCGAGCGCAAGGCGCTCGACGCGGAGGAGGCCTTTGTCGTCGAGACGCAGTTGGAGTCGTTGGCGCGCCGAGTGCGCCGCGACGATGCATCTGGTCGTGCCTCGGGCCTGGAGGGCGAAGGCGATGAGACTGCGTTTGTCGAGCGTCTGACGCCGCCCCCGCGCGTGCTGATTGTCAGCGCTGGAGACGATGCACGGCACTTGGCGCGCCTTGCCGTCGAGGTCGGCTTCCGCGTGGTGGTGGCAGACCGCCGTCCCGGACTGCTCACCGAACAGCGATTCCCTGCCCCGATCCGCCGCGTACTGGTCGACGCGACGTCCATCGGCGAGCGCGTCGTGCTCGACGCCGAGTCGTTCGCCGTGGTGATGACGCACAACTACGCCGACGACACGGACTATCTCCGCGCGCTGCTGGCAAGTCCGCTACGCTACCTCGGCGTGCTTGGGCCGCGTCAGCGCACCGCGCGCATGCTTGAGACGCTGCGCGCCGAAGGACCGGTCGACGAGTCGCGGATCTTCGGTCCGGTCGGACTCGACATCGGTACCGACGGCGCCGAGCAGGTGGCGCTGGCCGTGGTGGCGGAACTGCTGGCCGTGCGCAGTGGCCGCAGGCCGCGCTCCCTGCGCGAACGACGCGCGCCGATCCACGTGGACGACGTTGCATCGCAGGCGCCGGCGCCCTGAGCAGTATCCGCCGCGATGACTGAGTCGTTGCGGGTGGCGGCCGTGGTGCTTGCCGCGGGCGCGTCGCGCCGGATGGGTCGCAACAAGCTGCTCTTGCCCATCGAGGGCGAGCCGATGGTGCACCGCACGGTGCGCCGAGTGCTCGACGCCGGCTGCTCGCCTGTGGTGGTGGTCACCGGCCACGAGTCCGACAAGGTACGGGCGGCACTCGCGCCGCTGGCGGTGACGTTCACCGAGAGTCCGGATCCCACGGGCCCGACCAGTGCGACGCTGCACGCTGGTATTCGCGCGCTTGGCGGCGATGTCGACGCCGTGCTCGTAATGCTCGCCGATATGGTGCAGGTGACGACGCCGATGCTGCGCGATGTCGTCGCGGCACTGCGTGAGTCGGAGGCGCCGTTGGCGGTCTCACGCTACGGCGACGTGTTGGCGCCGCCCCTTCTGTTCCGGCGCGCGCTGTGGCCGGAGCTGCTCGCGTGGACCGGTGAAGGTTGCGGCAAGGCGGTCGTTCGGGCGCATCAGGATGAAGCGCGGATGCGCGACTGGCCGGTGGAGGCACTGCGGGATGTGGACACGCCGGAGGACTACGAGTTGCTGCGCTGAGGGAACGCTAAAGGGGGCCGCCATCTGCGGCCCCCTTTAGCGTTCCGCCGACCGAAGCCGCGGGGCTACTTCGCCGCCGACGGCGCCTTGTCAAAGTGTCGCAGCGCGTCGCCAATATCCGGATCGATGCGCGCCTCCACTTGGTACAACCCGGGGTTCCCCCACTTGGCGAACGCCACCGCCTGCAGCAGCAGGCGCGTGAGCACCTTGTCGGCTTCCTCGCCGTCCGGCACAGTCGCCCCACGCTCCTGGGCCAAACCGCGGAATCCGCTGAGTGCGTCGGTGGCGAGCGTTGGCTTCGCCGCGAACTGATCGAGGTTCGACAGCGAGGCAGCGTTCGTGCTCACGTAGGTGCCCGCCCAGACCGTCGCAAGATCCATCTCGTTGATGCGCCGCACCCAGGCCGGTGCCGCGGGCGGACGCGTGGTGCGCACGTCGGGGAAGATGCCGCCGCCACCGTAGACGGTGCGCCCACCGGCGGTCTTGCACGAGGGACGCCCCACTGTGTCGCGCTCCACCGACGCGAGCCGGTAGTAGTTGCGCGACGTCGTGCCGCGGTAGTCACGCTGCACGGCGCGTCCGCAGGGCGTACGCACCTGTCCGATCACCAACACGAGCACCGAGCCGTCCGAGAGCGGGAATCCCCGCATCATCAGCGACTTGCCGAAGCTCGACTGCCCCACGATCAGCGCCCGATCGTGGTCCTGCAGCGCGCCGGCCACGAGCTCGGACGCGCTGGCCGTGCCGTCGTCGATCATCACCAGCATCGGGTACTGCCGCTCGCTGCGCCAGAACGAACGCTTGACGCGCCCCGTATCCACGGCGGACTGCCGACGGCCTTCCGACGTGTAGACCACCGCGCCCGTCGGCAGGAACTCGCCGGCGATGGTCGCGGCCTCGTCCACCGAGCCACCGCCGTTGCCCCGCAGGTCCATCACGAGGCGCTTCATCCCCGTGCGCTCGAGTCGCTGCACGGCGGCACGGAGGTCGGCCGCGACCTTCTCGCCCACGAAGGTCGTGATGCGCACGTAACCCGTGCTGTCATCGAGCATCACGGCGGCCGGTACCGCAGTCTCCTCGCCGAAGCGCTCGCGCTTCACCTCTCGGTCAAAGCGACGGTACGAGCCATCGGCATCGCGGCGCTCGAGTGTGAGCACCACCTTGCTGTTGCGCGGCCCCGAGAGCGTGATGTCCAACTCCAACGGACTCTCGGCCTGCATTGGCTTGCCGTCGATCGCAACCAGCTCATCGCCCGGCAGGATGTCTCGCCGGCGCGCGTCGGTGCCGGCGGCCACGTTGGAGACGATCGCCGAGCCGCCGACAAACGCGAATTCAATCGGCACGGGATGCAAGCGCCCCTGACGCAGCTGCTCCTCCTTGCCCGCCTCCAGGCGCACGGAGGGGATCACGTAGGAGTGCGGATCGGTGGCCTGCACCATCGCCTGGATCGCCGCCATGAAGAGCCGGTGCGAGTCCATCGAGTCCGGATGGTTGAGCCGGATCTGGTTGAACACCTGCGAGAACAACTGCAGGTCCTCGGCGGCCGTCCGCGGTCGCGTGACCGGCTTGGCTTCCTGCGCCGCAAGTGACGGCAGGGCTGCGACGACCGAGAGGGCCGCCGCCGCAACCGACGCCAACACGCGGCTCATTGGCCGCCGCCGATCGCCCGCAGCCGCGTGGTCGCCGCCTGCCGCTGCGGATGCCGACGTGCCGCCATCGCAAGGAACTTCTCGTACGCGGCCTTGGCCGCCGCCGTGTCCCCGGACTTCTCCAGCGCGGCCGCCAGCGCGAACTGCGGCGCGGCGTAGTACGGCTCGAGGTCAATCGCCTTCTTGAGCGGCTCCATGGCCTCCGCGGCCTGGCCGACCTGCAGCAGCAACTCGCCCTGCAGGAAGTGCACGAAGGCATCGGCCGGCGCCAACTCCACCGCCAGGGCCATCTCGCTGAGTGCCGTAACCGTATCCTTCGCGGCGAGCGCCAAGCGCGACAGCTCGACGTGCGCCGGATGGAACGAGAGATCCTCGGTCATTGCACGGCCGAAGGCCTCGCGCGCCTTCTCGGCGTCGCCCTTGCGCGCGTAGAGCAGTCCGAGGCTGTGCTCGTGCAGGGCCTTGGACGAATAAAAGATGACCTGGCGCTCCTTCTTCTCCTCGTCTCGCGAGAGGCGTTCCAAAGCCGAGGTGAAGTCGAAAACGGCCTCGTCAATGCGACCCGAGATCGCGTTCAGGCGTCCGCGCTCGATGTACAGGTACGAGGGATTCCTCGCCTGCCCGATCGCCTCCGAGTAAAGCTGGTCGGCGAGCACGACCTGTCCCTGGGCCGCGGCCATGCGTGCGCGGGTGCTGGGCGGAGACGCGTCCAGCCGCTGATTCACGTAGTGGTCGATCTCGCCCTGATTGATCCCGCTGGCGATGGCCTTGCGGTAGTAGTTGAACAGCACGGTCCGCGCGTGCCGCTCGTGCAGGAAGGGATCGAGTTGCAGTGCCTTGAAGTAGAGCGAGTCGTTGGACTGCATCTCGTCGGAAAACACCGTTCGCTCGTCACCCTGCATATAGCGCAGAAACACGGACTGGCGCTGCATCAGCCGAGCGGTGCGCAAGCCGTAGAGCGCGTCGGCGTTGCCCGGGTCAAGCCGCATCGCCCAGTAGTACGCCTCAGCAGCCGTGGTCGCGTTGTCCTCGACCGTGCGCGCCCCGTGATTCAGGTAGGCGTTCACATCGTTGGTGTCCGCAGTGGACGAGAGACGCGGCCGCCGGGGTTCGCGCCGATTCCGCTGAGCCTCGAGCGGAAGGGTGAGTACGCTGACGACCGCCAGCGCAACAAGAAGGACTCGCATGCAGGCTCCGATAGTGGGGGACTCCACGACCTCTGCCAAGATTCTCCACAGGACCGGGCAAAAGGTCAAGGGTGCTTTTGTGCCATGTCGGTGCCAACGCGCTCCCTACGAAACCACTTTTTTGCGGTGACGCGCCAAGAATCGGTAGGCCGCGTCCCTGATGCGGCGGGGGATGACTCGAGCGATTGCCGAGGCGAGCCGCCACCCGCCGCCGAGGTAGCTGCCAACGGCGAGCACGGCGTCCGAGTGGGTGAGCACACGGGGGGCCGATTGCGCCGACCGCTCAACCCAGACCAGCGAGTCGAGGCCTAGCAGCCACGGCTGCGTGCTCCGCAAGGCCTCTCCCTCCGGGCCTTGCAGCGAGAGCATCCGCAAGGTGCGCGTGCGGTCCCGACGATCAACAAACCAGGCGGTTCGCGTACACAGCGCGCACTCGGCGTCGAAGTACAGCTCCGGCGCCCGCGCCCCGGTCACGGGGCGACGCTGTCCACGGGCGGGAACCGTCCCGTGCGCAGGAAGGCCAGCGTCAGGGCAATGGCCGTGTCGTTGCGCATCACGAAGGCGTGGTTCGCGTCGACGATGACGTGCGCCGTCTCGTCCTTGAGGTGCGTCTCCTCGACCCGCACCTTGCCGTCGTGCGCCGCGGCGATGATACCCACGGGCACACCGATGGACGGCGGCAGCTTCTGCACCGTCGCGCTGGAGTCCGTGCGCAATTCGTCGATGGGCTCAAGCATCCAGCCAAGAATGCCGGCGTAGCGATCGGCGGACTTGGCACCCTGGTTGGGAGGCGCCATCAACACCACGCGCCCGACGCCGGCGGGTGGCTCGTCCTGCGCCAACATCCAGCGGATCAGGATGCCGCCGAGGCTGTGTCCCACAAAATGCACCGTGGTCGCGTCCCCGCGGGCGGCGTCGATCTCGCGACGCACCGTGGCACCGAGCTCGGGGATGCTGCAGCAGTAGCTGGAGTAGCCGATGTTGAGCACCGAGAACCCAGCGCCCTCGAGCGCTTCGGCGAGCGCGGACATCGAGCGCGGGGTGCGGCCCATCCCGTGGAGGATGACGACGAGGTCGCGCGAGCCCTGCGCAGCGCCGATGGACGGCGTCGCGACCAATAGCGCGAGCACGCTGAGTGCGAGCGAGACGATGAACGGGCGCATATTCCGGTGCACGGGACTCTCCTTCAACTTATGCGACGCCCACGTCCGGAGTTTCAGCCTGGCCATTCCGCAACACGCCACGATGTCCGATGGAACCGCGCTCGCCCTGCGCGAGTGGGGGCCTGAGGGACGGCGCGGCACCGTCGTGCTGGTGCACGGGCTCGGCGAGCACATCGGCCGCTACGAGCAGGTCGGCGCTTGGTTCGCGGCCCGCGGGTTCCGCGTGGTCGGGTACGACCAGCGCGGCCACGGTCAGTCGCCCGGACCTCGCGGACGCCTCCCGGCCAACGACACGCTGCTCCGTGACCTCGAGGAGATCGTGGGCCTCGCACGCGATGCCGATCGGCCGCTGCTGCTGCTCGGCCACTCGATGGGCGGCGCCGTCGTTGCGCGGTTCGTGGCCGAGGCGCGGCAGCCCGTGGACTTCTGCGTATTGTCGTCGCCAGCGCTGGCCGCGGACCTCGGCGTCGTGCAGCGCCTACAGCTGGCGATTGGCGAGCGGCTGGCGCCAGACCTCGCCCAAGGAAACGGCCTGGATCCGCACTACATCTCGCACGACGCCGCGGTGGTGCGCGCGTATATCGACGACCCCTCGGTGCACGACCGCATCTCCGCGCGCCTCGCGCGCGGCATCCTCGAGGCCGGTCGCATCGCGCTCGCTGCTGCCCCACGCTGGCGCGTCCCCACCCTGCTCCTCTACGCCGGCGACGACCACTTGGTCGCCTCGCACGGCAGCGATGCGTTCGCGGCCAGCGCCCCAGCCGAGGTCGTGGAGTCGGAGCGCTTCGACGCGCTCTACCACGAGATCCTCAACGAAGGGACGCTGGCCGCGCCCGTCTTCGCGCGGCTCGAGCGTTGGCTCGACGCGCGCCTGCCCGCCTAGCGCGACGCGCTAACGCTCGATCCGCACGGGTGCATCGGCGATGCCGCCGCGCGTGCTGGACACGCGGGCGTTCATCTCCGCCGGGCCATCGCCGGTGAGTCGCACCCGAACGGTGACAACCTTCGACTCGCGTCCGGCAAGCCAGAACTCCGTGCCGCGACCGATGCTGCGCGCACCGCGCCCCTCGACGGTCAGGAAGTCCGGCCGCACGATGTGCACGCGCTTGGCCTGCTCCAGCGCCGTGGGAATACGGCCGGTGTTGCGCACGGTCACGCGCACCTCGTGCGTGGCCGAGTCGGCGGAGGCGCGCACGCGGCGCACCTCGACATTGGCGATCTCGACCTTCGGCATCTCCATCGCCATCGCGAGGTTGAACATCGCCTGGTTGCGCGCCCACTTCTCGAGCACCTCCGGCGGACCGTTCTGCGACCAGAACTTCGGGTTAGGGCCGC
Protein-coding sequences here:
- a CDS encoding XdhC family protein, with the translated sequence MKQWLETRQVLDQLAAWHAAGQPCALATVIRVRGSAYRHEGAKMVVAADGRVVGNVSGGCLEADVREVALGVIRTGVAERREYCGSVDEIQAWDLGVGCEGVVELLIEPVRDAREAERKALDAEEAFVVETQLESLARRVRRDDASGRASGLEGEGDETAFVERLTPPPRVLIVSAGDDARHLARLAVEVGFRVVVADRRPGLLTEQRFPAPIRRVLVDATSIGERVVLDAESFAVVMTHNYADDTDYLRALLASPLRYLGVLGPRQRTARMLETLRAEGPVDESRIFGPVGLDIGTDGAEQVALAVVAELLAVRSGRRPRSLRERRAPIHVDDVASQAPAP
- a CDS encoding nucleotidyltransferase family protein, translated to MTESLRVAAVVLAAGASRRMGRNKLLLPIEGEPMVHRTVRRVLDAGCSPVVVVTGHESDKVRAALAPLAVTFTESPDPTGPTSATLHAGIRALGGDVDAVLVMLADMVQVTTPMLRDVVAALRESEAPLAVSRYGDVLAPPLLFRRALWPELLAWTGEGCGKAVVRAHQDEARMRDWPVEALRDVDTPEDYELLR
- a CDS encoding PDZ domain-containing protein, with amino-acid sequence MSRVLASVAAAALSVVAALPSLAAQEAKPVTRPRTAAEDLQLFSQVFNQIRLNHPDSMDSHRLFMAAIQAMVQATDPHSYVIPSVRLEAGKEEQLRQGRLHPVPIEFAFVGGSAIVSNVAAGTDARRRDILPGDELVAIDGKPMQAESPLELDITLSGPRNSKVVLTLERRDADGSYRRFDREVKRERFGEETAVPAAVMLDDSTGYVRITTFVGEKVAADLRAAVQRLERTGMKRLVMDLRGNGGGSVDEAATIAGEFLPTGAVVYTSEGRRQSAVDTGRVKRSFWRSERQYPMLVMIDDGTASASELVAGALQDHDRALIVGQSSFGKSLMMRGFPLSDGSVLVLVIGQVRTPCGRAVQRDYRGTTSRNYYRLASVERDTVGRPSCKTAGGRTVYGGGGIFPDVRTTRPPAAPAWVRRINEMDLATVWAGTYVSTNAASLSNLDQFAAKPTLATDALSGFRGLAQERGATVPDGEEADKVLTRLLLQAVAFAKWGNPGLYQVEARIDPDIGDALRHFDKAPSAAK
- a CDS encoding DUF393 domain-containing protein → MTGARAPELYFDAECALCTRTAWFVDRRDRTRTLRMLSLQGPEGEALRSTQPWLLGLDSLVWVERSAQSAPRVLTHSDAVLAVGSYLGGGWRLASAIARVIPRRIRDAAYRFLARHRKKVVS
- a CDS encoding lysophospholipase, translated to MSDGTALALREWGPEGRRGTVVLVHGLGEHIGRYEQVGAWFAARGFRVVGYDQRGHGQSPGPRGRLPANDTLLRDLEEIVGLARDADRPLLLLGHSMGGAVVARFVAEARQPVDFCVLSSPALAADLGVVQRLQLAIGERLAPDLAQGNGLDPHYISHDAAVVRAYIDDPSVHDRISARLARGILEAGRIALAAAPRWRVPTLLLYAGDDHLVASHGSDAFAASAPAEVVESERFDALYHEILNEGTLAAPVFARLERWLDARLPA